Genomic window (Streptomyces sp. LX-29):
GTGCTGCCCACCAACGCGCCCGGCGGCTTCGACCCGGGCGCGGCCACCAGCGTGCTGCCGCAGACCGGTGGGCCGGGTGGCCCGGGCGGCGACGCCGACCCCACCCGCGCCATGCCCGCCGGCTCGGGCCCGGCCGGCGCCGGGGAGCCGACCCGGGCGATGCCGCCCGTGCCGCCGGGGCCCGACCAGGGCCCGGGCGACGACCCGCACCCCTGGCAGAGCCAGATGCGCGCGGCGCGCGACCGCAACGACCAGACCCAGGTGCAGTACCTCGACCCGAGCGAGGACCCGCTGCGCCGCCGCCCGCAGCGCCGCCCGGCGCCGCAGCCGCACCAGCCGCAGCCGCACCAGCCGCAGCCCCAGCAGTACGGGCGGCAGCCCGGGCCGGCCCAGCAGCCGCCGCGCCGCCAACAGCCCCCGCAGCAGCCGCAGCAGTCGTACGCGCCGCCGCAGCCGCCCGAGTACCGGCACCCGCCGCAGGCCCCGCAGCGCCGGCAGCCGCAGCCGCCGCCGTACGCCCAGCAGCGCCCGGCCCCGGCTCCGGCTCCGGCGCCGTACGCGCCGCAACAGCCGCAGCCGTACGCGCCGCCGCAGCAGCCCCAGCCGCCGCAGCCCGCGCCGCGCCGGGAGCCGCGCCGCAGCGCCAACCCGATGCGGATTCCGGGCCTGGGCTGCCTCAAGGGCTGCCTGTTCGTGATCGTGATCTTCATTGTGGGCGCCTGGCTGGTCTGGGAGCTCACGCCGCTGCAGGACTGGATCGCCGACGGCAAGAGCTTCTGGGACGCGACCACGGACCTGATCTCGAAGGTCTCGGACTGGGTCTCCGAACTCAGCGGCTCCGGCAAGTAGCCCTGCGGACCGAGCTGTGAGAACGCCCCCGGGGGTCGCCTTGAGCGATCCCCGGGGGCGTTTTCTCGTCTGCCCCGGTCGTCTGCCCGGTCGTCTGCCCAGTTGTCTGTTCGGTCGTCTGGTCGGTTGTCTGCTCGGTCGTCTGACCCGGTCGCCTCGGGGGCTCCTCGGATCTCGTCTCCCAAGGGCCATGACCTAGGGGATTTGTCGACAACCGAAGGGTGTTTTCCGGCGCAGAAGTGACACTTGGCGTCGACTGGGGCCCCTGACGGGGTCACAGCCGCGTAGTTTTGTCGCCAACGTGCCCCTGTCGGAGGAGTCGGAGCAGTCTTGTCACGGAAGATCGGCAGCCGGTACACCGCCAACCAGGTCCTGGGTCGGGGCAGCGCCGGCACGGTGTGGCTGGGCGAGGGTCCCGAGGGCCCGGTCGCCATCAAGTTGCTGCGCGAGGACCTCGCCTCGGACCAGGAACTGGTCGGTCGGTTCGTGCAGGAGCGCGCCGCGCTCCTGAGCCTGGACCATCCGCGCGTCGTCGGCGTGCGGGACCTGGTCGTCGACGGCAACGACCTCGCGCTCGTCATGGACCTGGTGCGCGGCACGGACCTGCGCACCCGGCTGGACCGCGAGCGTCGGCTCGCCCCCGAGGCGGCCGTCGCGATCGTCGCCGACGTCGCCGACGGCCTGGCCGCGGCGCACGCCGCCGGGATCGTCCACCGCGACGTGAAGCCGGAGAACGTCCTGCTGGACATGCAGGGCCCGCTCGGCCCGGGCGGCTCCCACCCCGCCCTCCTCACCGACTTCGGCATCGCGCGCCTCGTCGACGCGCCGCGCCACGCCCGCGTCCAGCAGGCCGCCGCCGGGTCGGGTGGCGGCCAGGGCCGCTCCGCCGCGCACCGCGACGGCGCCGGCCATCACCATCGGGTCATCGGCACCCCCGACTACCTCGCTCCGGAGATCGTCGAGGGGCTCCCGCCGCGCGCCAGCGTGGACGTGTACGCGCTGGCCACCGTGTTGTACGAGCTGCTGGCCGGCTTCACCCCGTTCGGCGGCGGGCACCCCGGGGCGGTGCTGCGGCGGCATGTCACCGAGACCGTCGCGCCGCTGCCCGGCATCTCCGACGAGCTGTGGCAGCTGCTCGTGCAGTGCCTCGCCAAGGCCCCCGCCTCCCGGCTGCGCGCCTCCGAGCTCGCGACCCGGCTGCGCGAGCTGCTGCCCAGCCTGGCCGGCTATCCGCCGCTGGACATAGACGAGCCGGAGGAGGAGGCACCCGCGGCGGAGGGCGGCTACGACCCGTACGAGGGCGCGACCGTGCCCCGCCAGGCCGGCGACCCGGACGGCGGGCCGGCGCGGCGACGGGGGGCGGTGCCACTGGTCCCGGGGGCGGCCCCCGACTCCAATCGCGAGACGCACACCAGCATGCGGGTGCCGGGGCCCGAGGAACTGGCCGGTGGCGCGCACGGGACCGCCCGCGCGCCCCGGGTCGCCGGTCACCCGCGCGCCGGCTCGGCCCGCAACCGCGCCCTCTCCGAGGCGGTGCGCCGCCGCCGTATCCGGCTCGGCATCGCCGCGACCGCCGTCGCCGCTGTCGCCGGCATCGGCACCTGGCTCGCCCTCGGCGACGACGGCGACGATGCCGAGACGCCGCAGAAGCGCACCACCGAGCACTCGGCCCCGGAGGAACCGGGAGGCGTGCCCCGGCCGTGACCTGGGGCCTCGGGCCTGCGGGTGTGGGGTGCGGGTGGGGTGCGGGTGGGGGGTGGGGGCTGGTCGGTGATGGGTCGGTCCCGGTCCGGGGTGCCTCCGGGGCGGCATGATTTACGGGCGACGACTCCGAACCGTGATGGTGCTCCCTCCTTGCCCACACATCACGCGTCAGTGCCCCGGAGGCGCCCCTCCCCGTCCCCTCCCGCCGTCGCGCCCCCGCCCCGCCGCGGCAGCCCCCCCCGCTGAAGCCCGGCAGCCCCCCGCTGAAGCCCGGCGGTGCCCTGCGCGGCTAGCCGAGACGGCGACGCCGGTGGGGGCGGGGAGAGAAACGTCGCAGGCCACGGCGGGGATGGCGGGGGCGACCCCGGTCGTGGGCAGGGGCGGGGCGGGTGGGACGGCCGCAGGGGCGGGACAGGTACTCGGCCGCAGCCGTTACGCTGGTGGCGTGGCAGTCGTCGATGTATCCGAAGAGCTGAAGTCCCTCTCCTCCACCATGGGGTCGATCGAGGCGGTCCTCGATCTGGACAAGATGAGGGCCGACATCGCCGTGCTCGAGGAGCAGGCGGCGGCCCCGTCCCTGTGGGATGACCCGGAGAACGCGCAGAAGATCACCAGCAAGCTCTCCTACCTCCAGGGGCACCTGCGCCGGACCGAGGAGCTGCGCGCCCGGATCGACGACCTCGAGGTGCTCTTCGAGCTCGCCGACGCCGAGGACGACGCGGACACCCGCGCCGAGGCCGCCGCCGAGCTGGAGGCGGTGCGCAAGGCCGTGGACGAGATGGAGGTGCGCACCCTCCTCTCGGGCGAGTACGACGCGCGTGAGGCGCTGGTGAACATCCGCGCCGAGGCCGGTGGCGTCGACGCCGCCGACTTCGCCGAGCAGCTCCAGCGGATGTATCTGCGCTGGGCCGAGCGCCACGGCTACAAGACCGAGGTCTACGAGACCTCGTACGCGGAGGAGGCCGGCATCAAGTCGACCACCTTCGCCGTGCAGTCCCCGTACGCCTACGGCACGCTCTCCGTGGAGCAGGGCACCCACCGCCTGGTGCGCATCTCGCCGTTCGACAACCAGGGCCGCCGCCAGACGTCCTTCGCCGGCGTCGAGGTGCTGCCCGTGGTCGAGCAGACCGACCACGTCGACATCGACGAGTCCGACCTGCGCGTCGACGTCTACCGCTCCTCGGGCCCCGGCGGCCAGGGCGTCAACACGACGGACTCCGCGGTCCGTCTGACGCACATCCCCACCGGCATCGTCGTCTCCTGCCAGAACGAGCGGTCGCAGATCCAGAACAAGGCCACGGCCATGAACGTGCTGCAGGCCAAGCTCCTCGAGCGCCAGCGCCAGGAGGAGCGGGCCAAGATGGACGCCCTCAAGGGCGACGGCGGCAGCTCCTGGGGCAACCAGATGCGTTCCTACGTGCTGCACCCCTACCAGATGGTGAAGGACCTGCGCACCGAGCACGAGGTCGGCAACCCGCAGGCCGTGCTCGACGGCGAGATCGACGGCTTCCTCGAGGCCGGCATCCGTTGGCGCAAGCAGCAGGAGAAGTAGCCGTCGCGACGGGGCTGCTGACGGTCGCTCAATTGAGTTTCGTTACAGTCCCGTACCCGACTAAGTGGTGAAACGCCTGTATAGCGGACATATCGTACGCAATGCCCTTGACGGCCCTGGGGAAACTGGGAAAGCTGGCGCCGGCATGCGTATGACTGGGGCGCATGTGAACCGGGGGCTCACGGACCGCCTCATCAGGCCGGGTCCGTAACTCAGCACCCCGTGGCGTCCGCGCCCCGTGCATAGCTGCTCCGTATACGTGTACAGCTACTGGGGGTAGCAGGCAATGACGAAGAAGACGCGGCTGCGCGTCGCACGGATCGCCGCCGGGGCGGTGATCGCGGCCGGTGCGTCGCTGACCGCCGCCGGCGCCGCCTCCGCCGCAGGCATGGACGTCAACGTCGCCGGCGTCGAGGTGAAGGGGAGCGCCGACGACAAGAGTGTCGAGATCGGGGCCAAGACCGCGAAGGTCGACCCCACCGACGACCCGACGGTGATCCCGACCGGTGAGCCGGAGCCCACCGACGAGCCCACGGTTGACCCCGAGCCCACCGATGAGCCGACGACTCCGGTTCCGACCGAGCCGACGACCATCCCGACCGCGCCGACGGGCCAGCCCACCGGGCAGCCCACGGGTCAGCCGACCGGGCAGCCCACCGGGCAGCCGACGGGTCAGCCGACCGGGCAGCCCACCGGGCAGCCGACGGGTCAGCCCACGGGTCAGCCGACCGGGCAGCCCACGGGTCAGCCCACGGGGCAGCCGACGGGTCAGCCCACCGGCCAGCCGACCGGGCAGCCCACGGGGCAGCCGAGCGGCCAGCCCACCGGTGACCCGAGCACCAACCCCGGCGGTGGCGGCGGCAACGGCAACGGCAACGGCAACGGCGACGACGACGCCAACACCTGCACCGTGGACCTCGACGGCGCGGACTGCGCGGACAACACCAGCACCGACACCGTGGCCAGCAAGCCGGTGCAGCAGGGCAAGGCCAAGGAGGAGCTCGCCGAGACCGGTGCCTCCGGAACCATGTTCCTGCTGGTCGGCTCCGCGACGATGATCGCGGGCGGCGTCGGCTTCCGGCTCATGCCGCGGCTGATGAACCGCGCCGGCGCGGCCGCCTGAGCCACGCTGGACGGCTAGCCGGCGGTAGACCGGCAAGCGGAGGGGCCCGGAGCGCATGGGCGCTCGCGGGCCCCTTCGGGTGTGCGCACGGGCGTGAAACGGGTGACGTCGGTGTCCGGTCGGAGTGAACGGTGCGTAGAAGCGCGCTCGCGCTACGCGACCTCGTGCGCCAGCAGCGCCACGGTGATCAGCGCCAGCATCAGCGCTATCAGGGTCGCCGGGGTCAGACCGGCGAACGGCCCCTCGTGCTGCATTCGCTCCCTGCTGGCCCGGCAGACCGGGCAGCGCCCCTCACTGACGGGGCTCGCGCAGTTGGCGCAGACGAGCCTGTCATACGTCATGCGCTCTCCTCCTCCCGCGCGGCGGAGCCGCTGGTTCGACAGGGTCAACGCCCACGGTCTGGTGTTGGTTCCCCCATCCACTGTGCCAGCTCCCGCCCGGTTCGGCGCGCCCCGCACGATTCCGTGCCCGCTCCGTACTGGGTCTGTACCGTGTCTGTGGCATTCCCGGGGGCCTACAGGACGGTCGCCAGCCACATTGTCCCCGGTTTGTCCCCCGATGTGCCGTGAATAAACGCACCAAGGCGGAGCGACGACTGCGCGCTCGCTCGCGGTTCGCGTATGGTCACGCACACCGGCGGGCGCCGCCGCGGCGGCGCTCGTTTACTCCCTGTCCAGGTCGACCGTGGTGCGTTAAGTGATCCGATTCGACAACGTCTCCAAGTCCTACCCCAAGCAGAACCGCCCCGCCCTGAGAGACGTCTCGCTTGAGATCGAAAAAGGCGAGTTCGTCTTCCTGGTGGGATCTTCGGGTTCGGGCAAGTCCACCTTCCTGCGGCTGATCCTCCGCGAGGAGCGCGCCAGCCATGGGGCGGTCCATGTGCTGGGTAAGGACCTCGCGCGGCTGTCCAACTGGAAGGTGCCCCAGATGCGCCGCCAGTTGGGCACCGTCTTCCAGGACTTCCGGCTGCTCCCCAACAAGACCGTCGGCGAGAACGTCGCCTTCGCGCTGGAGGTGATCGGCAAGCCGCGCGCCGCGATCCGCAAGACCGTGCCCGAGGTGCTCGAACTCGTCGGCCTCGGCGGCAAGCAGGACCGGATGCCGGGTGAGCTGTCCGGTGGTGAGCAGCAGCGTGTCGCCATCGCGCGGGCGTTCGTCAACCGGCCGATGTTGCTCATCGCCGACGAACCGACGGGCAACCTCGACCCGCACACCTCGGTCGGCATCATGAAGCTCCTGGACCGGATCAACCGGACCGGGACCACGGTCGTCATGGCCACCCACGACCAGCAGATCGTGGACCAGATGCGCAAGCGCGTGATCGAACTTGAGAAGGGCCGACTCGTACGCGACCAGTCCCGCGGCGTCTACGGCTACCAGCACTGAAAGGACGCCATGCGCGCCCAGTTCGTCCTGTCGGAGATCGGCGTCGGTCTCCGTCGCAATCTCACGATGACCTTCGCGGTGATCGTCTCCGTCGCCCTCTCGCTGGCCCTCTTCGGTGGGTCGCTGCTCATGCGCGAGCAGGTCAGCACCATGAAGGGCTACTGGTACGACAAGGTCAACGTCTCGATCTTCCTCTGCAACAAGAA
Coding sequences:
- a CDS encoding serine/threonine-protein kinase is translated as MSRKIGSRYTANQVLGRGSAGTVWLGEGPEGPVAIKLLREDLASDQELVGRFVQERAALLSLDHPRVVGVRDLVVDGNDLALVMDLVRGTDLRTRLDRERRLAPEAAVAIVADVADGLAAAHAAGIVHRDVKPENVLLDMQGPLGPGGSHPALLTDFGIARLVDAPRHARVQQAAAGSGGGQGRSAAHRDGAGHHHRVIGTPDYLAPEIVEGLPPRASVDVYALATVLYELLAGFTPFGGGHPGAVLRRHVTETVAPLPGISDELWQLLVQCLAKAPASRLRASELATRLRELLPSLAGYPPLDIDEPEEEAPAAEGGYDPYEGATVPRQAGDPDGGPARRRGAVPLVPGAAPDSNRETHTSMRVPGPEELAGGAHGTARAPRVAGHPRAGSARNRALSEAVRRRRIRLGIAATAVAAVAGIGTWLALGDDGDDAETPQKRTTEHSAPEEPGGVPRP
- the prfB gene encoding peptide chain release factor 2 — protein: MAVVDVSEELKSLSSTMGSIEAVLDLDKMRADIAVLEEQAAAPSLWDDPENAQKITSKLSYLQGHLRRTEELRARIDDLEVLFELADAEDDADTRAEAAAELEAVRKAVDEMEVRTLLSGEYDAREALVNIRAEAGGVDAADFAEQLQRMYLRWAERHGYKTEVYETSYAEEAGIKSTTFAVQSPYAYGTLSVEQGTHRLVRISPFDNQGRRQTSFAGVEVLPVVEQTDHVDIDESDLRVDVYRSSGPGGQGVNTTDSAVRLTHIPTGIVVSCQNERSQIQNKATAMNVLQAKLLERQRQEERAKMDALKGDGGSSWGNQMRSYVLHPYQMVKDLRTEHEVGNPQAVLDGEIDGFLEAGIRWRKQQEK
- a CDS encoding PT domain-containing protein; its protein translation is MTKKTRLRVARIAAGAVIAAGASLTAAGAASAAGMDVNVAGVEVKGSADDKSVEIGAKTAKVDPTDDPTVIPTGEPEPTDEPTVDPEPTDEPTTPVPTEPTTIPTAPTGQPTGQPTGQPTGQPTGQPTGQPTGQPTGQPTGQPTGQPTGQPTGQPTGQPTGQPTGQPTGQPTGQPSGQPTGDPSTNPGGGGGNGNGNGNGDDDANTCTVDLDGADCADNTSTDTVASKPVQQGKAKEELAETGASGTMFLLVGSATMIAGGVGFRLMPRLMNRAGAAA
- the ftsE gene encoding cell division ATP-binding protein FtsE yields the protein MIRFDNVSKSYPKQNRPALRDVSLEIEKGEFVFLVGSSGSGKSTFLRLILREERASHGAVHVLGKDLARLSNWKVPQMRRQLGTVFQDFRLLPNKTVGENVAFALEVIGKPRAAIRKTVPEVLELVGLGGKQDRMPGELSGGEQQRVAIARAFVNRPMLLIADEPTGNLDPHTSVGIMKLLDRINRTGTTVVMATHDQQIVDQMRKRVIELEKGRLVRDQSRGVYGYQH